CTGCGAGCTCGAAGCGTTGGATGCTTACATGGCGTTGCTTCCCCCACCTAACATCGGCGGGGTCGAACCACGCGTGGACCTGTCTTCGATTGATTTGTTTGTGACGTGTGAGCCTTGTGTCATGTGTGCTGTTGCGCTTCAGTGTAGTGGTGTGAAAAGGGTTTTTTACGGGTGCGGGAATGATCGATTCGGAGGATGTGGTTCTGTGTTGAGTTTTCATAAGAGGCTCTCTGAACAATGGAAAGGCCTAGAGTGCTATTCGGGAATTTTCAGGGAGGAAGCAATCGATCTTCTGCGGTCGTTTTACTCGCGTGGAAATCCTAACGCtcccgaagaaaagagacatcGCAAGATTTAGTACACTGTCTCAGAACCACACAGCGGGAGGCCTGTCATCCCGGTAGCTTGAGCCACCTGAAGAGAACAGCCAGGCGTGACACCTGAAGT
This genomic interval from Toxoplasma gondii ME49 chromosome VIIb, whole genome shotgun sequence contains the following:
- a CDS encoding CMP/dCMP deaminase, zinc-binding, putative (encoded by transcript TGME49_259570) codes for the protein MAEYTEADKRLFMSAALEEARLALKEGEVPVGCVLVDSKTRQVVSRGRNATNRTKNATRHCELEALDAYMALLPPPNIGGVEPRVDLSSIDLFVTCEPCVMCAVALQCSGVKRVFYGCGNDRFGGCGSVLSFHKRLSEQWKGLECYSGIFREEAIDLLRSFYSRGNPNAPEEKRHRKI